The Halarchaeum grantii genome includes a window with the following:
- a CDS encoding nucleoside phosphorylase translates to MAKQPHLLVEEGDVNDIALVPGDPGRVERIAGHCEDVEEVASNREYTVVNATYEGVPLTICSTGIGGPSAAIALEELANVGVETFIRVGTTGALQSDIEIGDMIVATGAAKEEGTSKRYEPELIPAVPDYDVLSGLVDAAEARDEDVHVGPIVSDDAFYNENDDYVAAWNEAGLLAVEMEAATLFALARRKGLRAGAICTADGNLVEGTQKGADSDEELPEKAKNNVERAIGITLDAVVALA, encoded by the coding sequence ATGGCCAAACAGCCCCACCTGCTCGTCGAAGAGGGTGACGTGAACGACATCGCGCTCGTCCCCGGCGACCCCGGCCGCGTCGAGCGCATCGCCGGCCACTGCGAGGACGTCGAGGAAGTGGCCTCGAACCGCGAGTACACCGTCGTCAACGCCACCTACGAGGGCGTCCCTCTCACCATCTGCTCGACCGGCATCGGCGGCCCGAGCGCCGCCATCGCGCTCGAGGAGCTCGCGAACGTCGGCGTCGAGACCTTCATCCGCGTCGGCACCACGGGCGCGCTCCAGTCCGACATCGAGATCGGCGACATGATCGTCGCCACCGGCGCCGCCAAGGAGGAGGGCACCTCGAAGCGCTACGAACCCGAGCTCATCCCCGCCGTCCCCGACTACGACGTGCTCTCCGGGCTCGTCGACGCCGCCGAAGCCCGCGACGAGGACGTCCACGTCGGCCCCATCGTCAGCGACGACGCCTTCTACAACGAGAACGACGACTACGTCGCGGCGTGGAACGAGGCCGGCCTGCTCGCCGTCGAGATGGAGGCCGCGACCCTCTTCGCGCTCGCGCGCCGGAAGGGCCTGCGCGCCGGCGCCATCTGCACCGCCGACGGCAACCTCGTCGAGGGCACCCAGAAGGGCGCCGACAGCGACGAGGAGCTCCCCGAGAAGGCGAAGAACAACGTCGAACGCGCAATCGGCATCACGCTCGACGCGGTCGTCGCGCTCGCCTGA
- a CDS encoding WD40/YVTN/BNR-like repeat-containing protein, with protein sequence MKAFCAFPSGLFVVEDGEVRERLGDVTPTCVAVSGDTVCCGTSDAGIRRSVDGGESFHRVADFERAHVTALAVGPDGTWWAGTEPSALYRSDDGGRAWRETAPLTNLDSSDEWSFPPRPDTHHVRWVRPRPDDGDALAVAIEAGALVRTTDGGDTWRERVPGGPLDAHTIATHPGTPDRLYAAAGDGYHESPDWGETWETPESGLEHTYCWSVAATERDPDTRVLSAASGPRAAHSEGGAAVYRREAGTDWTRVPAISGDDLLAPVLAAGAGRTVYALSNHGLHRSTDGGRTWRRVALGYAPEERATGLALAP encoded by the coding sequence ATGAAGGCGTTCTGCGCGTTCCCGAGCGGGCTGTTCGTCGTCGAGGACGGTGAAGTGCGAGAGCGCCTCGGCGACGTCACGCCGACCTGCGTCGCGGTCAGCGGCGACACCGTCTGCTGTGGCACGAGCGACGCCGGCATCCGGCGCTCCGTCGACGGCGGCGAGTCCTTCCACCGGGTCGCCGACTTCGAGCGCGCGCACGTCACCGCGCTCGCCGTCGGCCCCGACGGGACGTGGTGGGCGGGCACGGAGCCGAGCGCGCTCTACCGCTCCGACGACGGCGGCCGCGCGTGGCGCGAGACGGCGCCGCTCACCAACCTCGACTCGAGCGACGAGTGGAGCTTCCCGCCGCGCCCCGACACCCACCACGTCCGCTGGGTCCGGCCCCGGCCCGACGACGGGGACGCGCTCGCCGTCGCCATCGAGGCGGGCGCGCTCGTCCGCACCACCGACGGCGGCGACACGTGGCGCGAGCGCGTCCCCGGCGGCCCCCTCGACGCGCACACCATCGCCACGCACCCCGGGACCCCGGACCGCCTCTACGCCGCCGCCGGCGACGGCTACCACGAGTCGCCGGACTGGGGGGAGACGTGGGAGACACCGGAGTCCGGCCTCGAGCACACCTACTGCTGGAGCGTCGCCGCGACCGAGCGCGACCCGGACACCCGCGTGCTCTCCGCCGCCTCGGGGCCGCGCGCCGCGCACTCGGAGGGCGGCGCCGCCGTCTATCGACGCGAAGCCGGCACCGACTGGACGCGCGTCCCGGCCATCAGCGGCGACGACCTGCTCGCGCCCGTCCTCGCGGCCGGCGCAGGCCGCACCGTCTACGCGCTCTCCAACCACGGCCTCCATCGCTCGACCGACGGCGGGCGGACGTGGCGCCGCGTCGCCCTCGGCTACGCCCCCGAGGAGCGCGCGACCGGCCTCGCGCTCGCGCCCTGA
- a CDS encoding DUF63 family protein, which yields MVLPSGFTVPPLLYLLGLLAATLLVGGALVRERPAVTSRTVLAFAPWMALGSTLYVCYQLGVVPAIVAPLVSAPAVYLTTFACMGAVWLAARRTAAPRRVLAGVGLLGISLPVAVAVRYGTTHGTLTPAWPLAGLLVALLLTGVCWAGLRRLRVEDARVVEGAGALAVLGHALDGVTTAVGVDLLGFGEQTPLSRLVMEFAGTLPTASVLGVGWLFVLVKLAVAVGVVLLLADYVRDAPAQGYLLLAFVAAVGLGPGAHNLLLFTVASA from the coding sequence ATGGTACTGCCGTCCGGGTTCACGGTGCCGCCGCTCCTCTACCTCCTCGGCCTGCTCGCGGCGACGCTCCTCGTCGGCGGCGCGCTCGTCCGCGAGCGGCCCGCCGTGACCTCCCGGACGGTGCTCGCGTTCGCGCCGTGGATGGCGCTCGGCTCCACGCTCTACGTCTGCTATCAGCTCGGCGTCGTCCCCGCGATCGTCGCGCCGCTCGTCTCCGCGCCCGCCGTCTACCTCACGACGTTCGCCTGCATGGGCGCGGTCTGGCTCGCCGCGCGACGAACGGCCGCACCCCGGCGCGTCCTCGCGGGCGTCGGCCTCCTCGGCATCTCCCTCCCCGTCGCCGTCGCCGTGCGCTACGGGACGACGCACGGGACGCTCACGCCCGCGTGGCCGCTCGCCGGCCTCCTCGTCGCCCTCCTCCTCACGGGCGTCTGCTGGGCGGGCCTGCGACGCCTGCGCGTCGAGGACGCCCGCGTCGTCGAGGGCGCGGGCGCGCTCGCCGTCCTCGGGCACGCCCTCGACGGCGTCACGACCGCCGTCGGCGTCGACCTTCTGGGGTTCGGCGAGCAGACGCCGCTCTCCCGGCTCGTCATGGAGTTCGCGGGCACGCTCCCCACCGCCTCGGTGCTGGGCGTCGGCTGGCTCTTCGTCCTCGTGAAACTCGCCGTCGCCGTCGGCGTCGTCCTCCTGCTCGCCGACTACGTGCGCGATGCGCCCGCTCAGGGCTACCTCCTCCTCGCGTTCGTCGCCGCCGTCGGCCTCGGTCCCGGCGCGCACAACCTCCTCCTCTTCACCGTCGCGTCCGCGTGA
- the deoC gene encoding deoxyribose-phosphate aldolase, with protein sequence MNREEFAARIDHTVLGPETTVADVEGVLDDCQEYGMNACVPPCYLSEASAYAPEVTLATVVGFPHGQHATEAKREEARIAAADGADELDMVVNVGRLQAGEHEAVRADVEAVVAASTRPVKVIVETALLTDDEKRAAGKLAREAGADYLKTSTGFADGGATVADVELLAAYLPVKASGGIGDYETARAMLDAGAERIGASSGVALVEGFEG encoded by the coding sequence ATGAACCGAGAGGAGTTCGCCGCCCGCATCGACCACACCGTCCTCGGCCCCGAGACCACCGTCGCCGACGTCGAGGGCGTCCTCGACGACTGTCAGGAGTACGGGATGAACGCCTGCGTGCCGCCGTGCTACCTCTCGGAGGCGAGCGCGTACGCGCCCGAGGTGACGCTCGCCACCGTCGTCGGCTTCCCGCACGGCCAGCACGCCACCGAGGCGAAGCGCGAGGAGGCGCGAATCGCGGCCGCGGACGGCGCGGACGAACTCGACATGGTGGTGAACGTCGGCCGCCTGCAGGCCGGCGAGCACGAGGCGGTGCGGGCGGACGTCGAGGCCGTCGTCGCGGCGAGCACGCGCCCGGTGAAGGTCATCGTGGAGACGGCGCTCCTCACGGACGACGAGAAGCGCGCCGCCGGCAAGCTCGCGCGCGAGGCGGGCGCGGACTACCTGAAGACCTCGACGGGGTTCGCCGACGGGGGCGCGACGGTCGCGGACGTCGAGCTCCTCGCGGCCTACCTCCCGGTGAAGGCCTCCGGCGGGATCGGCGACTACGAGACGGCGAGGGCGATGCTGGACGCGGGAGCCGAGCGCATCGGCGCGAGCTCGGGCGTCGCACTCGTCGAGGGCTTCGAGGGCTAG
- a CDS encoding PQQ-like beta-propeller repeat protein, protein MPSRRDVLATAGAFAAAALAGCQTPSDGSTRSDYPEGVVFDDGWRSPNHDDANTRAVRDGPTLTDPEVTATLPPARGGVTGAEGRLFLARRSTLRAFDAASGDALWTASADGTHPPSVLGEVVYAPHPEAPVVRGFDAESGDVVETHDLPARAVTPPAWSNGRDSFAVALAGGRLAGVTVDSGETWTADPWGGVEAHLAHNMNTVVAATATGEVYAYGARGTPRWRTNLGAVDLVAPVVGDERVYVGGWDGTIAALSRTDGERVWTRERAFVDAPLAFDGTRLYHAAGDLVAFDAATGETNWTYDATASCAPAVVDDTVYVGRDDGALAALDAASGGERWTLALGSSVGPTVAAVGDALVAAGTTDDGRMVTFLVR, encoded by the coding sequence ATGCCCTCCAGACGCGACGTCCTCGCGACCGCCGGTGCGTTCGCCGCCGCGGCGCTCGCCGGCTGTCAGACGCCATCGGACGGCTCGACGCGAAGCGACTATCCCGAAGGCGTCGTCTTCGACGACGGCTGGCGTTCGCCGAACCACGACGACGCGAACACGCGCGCCGTCCGCGACGGCCCGACGCTCACCGACCCCGAGGTCACGGCGACGCTCCCGCCGGCACGCGGCGGCGTGACGGGCGCTGAGGGGCGGCTCTTCCTCGCTCGGCGCTCGACGCTCCGCGCGTTCGACGCCGCGTCCGGCGACGCGCTGTGGACGGCGTCGGCCGACGGCACGCACCCGCCGAGCGTGCTCGGTGAGGTCGTCTACGCGCCCCATCCCGAGGCGCCCGTGGTCCGGGGCTTCGACGCCGAGAGCGGCGACGTCGTCGAGACGCACGACCTACCGGCGCGCGCGGTGACGCCGCCCGCGTGGAGCAACGGCCGCGATTCGTTCGCCGTCGCGCTCGCGGGCGGCCGACTCGCCGGCGTCACCGTCGACTCGGGCGAGACGTGGACGGCCGACCCGTGGGGCGGCGTCGAGGCCCACCTCGCGCACAACATGAACACCGTCGTCGCCGCGACGGCCACCGGCGAGGTGTACGCGTACGGCGCGCGAGGGACGCCCCGGTGGCGGACGAACCTCGGTGCGGTCGACCTCGTCGCGCCCGTCGTCGGCGACGAGCGGGTCTACGTCGGCGGCTGGGACGGGACGATAGCCGCGCTCTCGCGGACGGACGGCGAACGCGTCTGGACGCGCGAGCGCGCCTTCGTGGACGCGCCGCTCGCCTTCGATGGCACCCGGCTCTATCACGCCGCCGGCGACCTCGTCGCGTTCGACGCGGCGACCGGGGAGACGAACTGGACGTACGACGCGACGGCGTCCTGTGCGCCCGCCGTCGTCGACGACACCGTCTACGTCGGCCGCGACGACGGCGCGCTCGCGGCGCTCGACGCCGCGTCCGGGGGGGAGCGCTGGACGCTCGCGCTCGGCTCCTCGGTCGGACCGACCGTCGCCGCCGTCGGCGACGCGCTCGTCGCGGCGGGCACCACCGACGACGGGCGCATGGTGACGTTCCTCGTCCGCTAG
- a CDS encoding AI-2E family transporter: MSLADWVPERRERVLLWAVVLTLAGFVAHVFATVAGTITFGLFIYYGVRPIHRRLERAVSPGVAALLTLLLVALPFFAVTGYLGLMGFQELRPRIRVYSEVLRPYVNVDALLQQPVTELVAALRDPERYSLGLFLERARHYLGLLSSAAMHLVFATLIAFYLLRDGARVREWFAGVAGADSATFAYVTAVDRDLEPLYFGSVLIVFVIALGAVVVYHAYNLLAPPALAIPFPTALALATGLASVVPLVVGKLVYGPLVGYLTYSALQAPDASLAYPLALLAVCFVFLDFVPMTFVLPEIAGRDTHVGLVMFGFIVGSMVFGWYGLFAGPLLVVLCVQAVRLLVVPLARGERVTGDVDTAEDLGSDPP, encoded by the coding sequence ATGAGCCTCGCCGACTGGGTGCCCGAGCGGCGAGAGCGCGTCCTCCTCTGGGCGGTCGTCCTCACGCTCGCCGGCTTCGTCGCCCACGTGTTCGCCACGGTCGCGGGGACGATCACCTTCGGGCTCTTCATCTACTACGGCGTCCGCCCCATCCACCGGCGCCTCGAGCGCGCCGTCAGCCCCGGGGTCGCCGCGCTCCTCACCCTCCTGCTCGTCGCGCTCCCCTTCTTCGCCGTCACCGGCTACCTCGGCCTGATGGGGTTTCAGGAGCTCCGCCCGCGAATCCGCGTCTACAGCGAAGTGCTCCGACCGTACGTGAACGTGGACGCGCTCCTCCAGCAGCCCGTCACGGAGCTCGTCGCCGCCCTCCGCGACCCAGAGCGGTACTCGCTCGGCCTCTTCCTCGAGCGCGCGCGTCACTACCTCGGGCTGCTGTCGAGCGCGGCGATGCACCTCGTGTTCGCGACGCTCATCGCCTTCTACCTCCTGCGCGACGGCGCGCGCGTCCGGGAGTGGTTCGCGGGCGTCGCGGGCGCGGACTCCGCGACGTTCGCGTACGTCACGGCGGTCGACCGCGACCTCGAACCGCTCTACTTCGGGTCGGTGCTGATCGTCTTCGTCATCGCGCTCGGCGCGGTCGTCGTCTATCACGCCTACAACCTCCTCGCGCCGCCCGCGCTCGCCATCCCCTTCCCGACCGCGCTCGCGCTCGCGACCGGGCTCGCGTCCGTCGTCCCGCTCGTCGTCGGGAAGCTCGTCTACGGCCCGCTCGTCGGCTACCTGACGTACAGCGCGCTCCAGGCGCCGGACGCCTCGCTCGCGTACCCGCTCGCCCTGCTCGCCGTCTGCTTCGTCTTCCTCGACTTCGTCCCGATGACGTTCGTCCTCCCGGAAATCGCGGGCCGGGACACGCACGTCGGCCTCGTGATGTTCGGCTTCATCGTCGGCTCGATGGTGTTCGGGTGGTACGGTCTCTTCGCCGGCCCGCTGCTCGTCGTCCTCTGCGTGCAGGCCGTCCGCCTCCTCGTCGTCCCGCTCGCGCGCGGCGAGCGCGTCACCGGCGACGTCGACACCGCCGAGGACCTCGGCTCGGACCCGCCGTGA
- a CDS encoding tRNA (N(6)-L-threonylcarbamoyladenosine(37)-C(2))-methylthiotransferase: MARYHIETYGCTSNRGESREIERRLRDAGHHRVEGVEEADVAILNTCTVVEKTERNMLRRAQELTDEIADLYVTGCMALAQGEEFREADVDAEVLHWDEVPEAVTNGECPTPTPDAEPILDGVVGILPIARGCMSNCSYCITKQATGRVESPPVEENVEKARALVHAGATEIRITGQDTGVYGWDTGERKLPELLERICTEIEGDFRVRVGMANPGGIHGIREELAEVFAAHDELYNFLHAPVQSGSDDVLEEMRRQHRVEQYVEIVETFDDHLEEWTLSTDFIVGFPTEDDEDHEMSMALLRETRPEKVNVTRFSKRPGTDAADMKGLGGTLKKERSKEMSAAKREIVGEAYESMVGDERDVLVTEYGTGDSVKCYDSAYRQVIVQNADEYGLEPGDFATVEVTGHQTMYAFGEPL; encoded by the coding sequence ATGGCCCGGTACCACATCGAGACGTACGGATGCACGTCGAATCGCGGTGAGAGCCGCGAGATCGAGCGACGGCTCCGTGACGCCGGCCACCACCGCGTCGAGGGCGTCGAGGAGGCGGACGTGGCGATCCTGAACACGTGTACCGTGGTCGAGAAGACGGAGCGCAACATGCTCCGCCGGGCACAGGAGCTCACCGACGAGATCGCGGACCTCTACGTCACCGGCTGTATGGCGCTCGCCCAAGGCGAGGAGTTCCGCGAGGCCGACGTCGACGCCGAGGTCCTCCACTGGGACGAGGTGCCCGAGGCGGTCACGAACGGCGAGTGCCCGACGCCGACGCCGGACGCCGAGCCGATCCTCGACGGCGTCGTCGGCATCCTCCCGATCGCGCGCGGCTGCATGTCGAACTGCTCGTACTGCATCACGAAGCAGGCGACGGGCCGCGTCGAATCGCCCCCCGTCGAGGAGAACGTCGAGAAGGCGCGCGCGCTCGTTCACGCCGGTGCGACGGAGATCCGCATCACCGGACAGGACACCGGCGTGTACGGCTGGGACACGGGCGAGCGGAAGCTCCCGGAGCTCCTGGAGCGCATCTGCACCGAGATCGAGGGCGACTTCCGCGTCAGGGTGGGGATGGCGAACCCCGGGGGCATCCACGGCATCCGCGAGGAGCTCGCGGAGGTGTTCGCCGCCCACGACGAGCTCTACAACTTCCTGCACGCGCCCGTCCAGTCCGGGAGCGACGACGTCCTCGAGGAGATGCGCCGCCAGCACCGCGTCGAGCAGTACGTCGAGATCGTCGAGACGTTCGACGACCACCTGGAGGAGTGGACGCTCTCGACGGACTTCATCGTCGGCTTCCCGACGGAGGACGATGAGGACCACGAGATGTCGATGGCGCTCCTGCGGGAGACGCGCCCGGAGAAGGTGAACGTCACGCGCTTCTCGAAGCGCCCCGGCACCGACGCCGCCGACATGAAGGGCCTCGGCGGGACGCTGAAGAAGGAGCGTTCGAAGGAGATGAGCGCGGCGAAGCGCGAGATCGTCGGGGAGGCCTACGAGTCGATGGTCGGCGACGAACGCGACGTCCTCGTCACCGAGTACGGCACCGGTGACTCCGTGAAGTGCTACGACTCCGCGTACAGGCAGGTCATCGTGCAGAACGCGGACGAGTACGGTCTCGAACCCGGGGACTTCGCGACCGTCGAAGTCACCGGCCACCAGACGATGTACGCGTTCGGCGAACCCCTGTAG
- a CDS encoding cation diffusion facilitator family transporter — translation MDRKTAMRRAGVVVLAANLVLLLAKGAVWWYTGSIAVGSEAVNSGADAVYSVVILGGLYLTTRPADFEHPHGHERIEPFVALFVALGVFAAGVGVLYNASTAVLTGSYGGTAGPAGVAVLVLTALAKYGLYRYCRRTGERTNSPALVATALDNRNDILTSSAALVGVLGAMVGVPVLDPIAAGVVSLGILYTGYEIVRDNVNYLVGAAPPEDLRREILERALSHDRVRGAHDVVAHYVGPEVDVSLHIEVEGDLTLFEAHDIESAVVQDIRSMPEVDDVFVHVDPKELGEWKADREAAGLLGHDR, via the coding sequence ATGGACCGGAAGACCGCGATGCGCCGCGCCGGGGTCGTCGTCCTCGCGGCGAACCTCGTCCTCCTCCTCGCGAAGGGCGCCGTCTGGTGGTACACCGGGAGCATCGCGGTCGGCTCCGAGGCGGTCAACAGCGGTGCGGACGCCGTCTACAGCGTCGTCATCCTCGGCGGCCTCTACCTCACGACGCGACCGGCGGACTTCGAGCATCCCCACGGCCACGAGCGCATCGAGCCGTTCGTCGCGCTGTTCGTCGCGCTCGGCGTCTTCGCGGCGGGCGTTGGCGTCCTCTACAACGCGTCGACGGCGGTTCTCACCGGCTCGTACGGCGGCACGGCCGGGCCCGCGGGCGTCGCGGTGCTCGTCCTCACGGCGCTCGCGAAGTACGGCCTCTACCGCTACTGCCGACGCACGGGCGAGCGCACCAACTCGCCGGCGCTGGTGGCGACGGCGCTCGACAACCGCAACGACATCCTGACGTCGAGCGCGGCGCTCGTCGGCGTGCTCGGCGCGATGGTGGGCGTCCCGGTGCTCGACCCGATCGCGGCGGGCGTCGTCTCGCTCGGCATCCTCTACACGGGCTACGAGATCGTCCGGGACAACGTGAACTACCTCGTGGGGGCGGCGCCGCCGGAGGACCTGCGCCGCGAGATCCTCGAGCGCGCGCTCAGCCACGACCGCGTGCGCGGCGCGCACGACGTCGTCGCGCACTACGTCGGCCCCGAGGTGGACGTCAGCCTCCACATCGAGGTGGAGGGCGACCTGACGCTCTTCGAGGCCCACGACATCGAGTCGGCGGTCGTCCAGGACATCCGCTCGATGCCGGAGGTCGACGACGTCTTCGTCCACGTCGACCCGAAGGAACTCGGCGAGTGGAAGGCCGACCGGGAGGCGGCGGGGTTGCTCGGTCACGACCGCTGA
- a CDS encoding HIT family protein: MEQVFAPWRIEWVRREEKNPDIDECVLCELPERADARENLVVARSERAYVLLNNAPYNPGHLMVVPLAHGGEYAALDDDALLDHARLKQRAFDALDEAVGPDAYNAGLNLGGGPAGGSIDDHLHTHVVPRFDGDTNFMPVISDTKVVVEALEETYDRLHDAFADQPGATVPGEDAAVELAFD; encoded by the coding sequence ATGGAGCAGGTGTTCGCCCCGTGGCGCATCGAGTGGGTGCGACGTGAGGAGAAGAACCCGGACATTGATGAGTGCGTCCTCTGCGAACTCCCGGAGCGCGCGGACGCCCGCGAGAACCTCGTCGTCGCGCGCAGCGAGCGCGCCTACGTCCTCCTGAACAACGCGCCGTACAACCCCGGACACCTGATGGTCGTCCCCCTCGCGCACGGCGGGGAGTACGCGGCGCTCGACGACGACGCCCTCCTCGATCACGCGCGCCTCAAACAGCGCGCGTTCGACGCGCTCGACGAGGCCGTGGGCCCGGACGCCTACAACGCCGGTCTGAACCTCGGCGGCGGGCCGGCCGGCGGGAGCATCGACGACCACCTGCACACGCACGTCGTCCCGCGCTTCGACGGCGACACGAACTTCATGCCCGTGATCTCGGACACGAAGGTCGTCGTCGAGGCGCTCGAGGAGACGTACGACCGCCTGCACGACGCGTTCGCCGACCAACCCGGCGCGACGGTCCCCGGCGAGGACGCGGCGGTCGAACTCGCTTTCGACTGA
- the map gene encoding type II methionyl aminopeptidase: MTDTVEPGSEAYDTYHEAGDILAQVLDEAEERVEVGATHLEVAEFAEDRIRELGGKPAFPVNISVDNEASHASPHGDEETEFGEEMVCLDVGVHVEGYIADAARTVDLSGNPELKEAAEEALDAGLDVVEAGAHTGEIGAEVADVIEAYGYQPIVNLSGHGLEQWDAHTDPSVPNRGTQQGTVLEAGDVLAVEPFATTGSGKVTEGSKTEIYSLVDDRSVRNRQARQVLETVREEYRELPFAKRWLDSPRADMAVRRLEMEGVLRSYPVLQESEGELVGQAEHTIIVTEDGYEATTEP, translated from the coding sequence ATGACGGACACCGTGGAACCCGGAAGCGAGGCGTACGACACGTACCACGAGGCGGGCGACATCCTCGCGCAGGTGCTCGACGAGGCCGAGGAACGCGTCGAGGTCGGCGCGACCCACCTCGAGGTCGCCGAGTTCGCTGAGGACCGCATCCGAGAGCTCGGCGGGAAGCCGGCGTTCCCCGTGAACATCAGCGTCGACAACGAGGCGAGCCACGCCTCCCCGCACGGCGACGAGGAGACGGAGTTCGGCGAGGAGATGGTCTGTCTCGACGTCGGCGTCCACGTCGAGGGCTACATCGCGGACGCCGCGCGCACCGTCGACCTCTCCGGGAACCCCGAGCTGAAGGAGGCTGCCGAGGAGGCGCTCGACGCCGGCCTCGACGTCGTGGAGGCGGGCGCACACACCGGCGAGATCGGCGCGGAGGTCGCGGATGTCATCGAGGCGTACGGCTACCAACCGATCGTGAACCTCTCCGGGCACGGCCTCGAGCAGTGGGACGCGCACACGGACCCGAGCGTTCCCAACCGTGGCACCCAGCAGGGAACCGTCCTCGAAGCGGGCGACGTCCTCGCCGTCGAGCCGTTCGCCACGACGGGCTCCGGGAAGGTGACGGAGGGCTCGAAGACGGAGATCTACTCCCTCGTCGACGACCGCTCGGTGCGCAACCGGCAGGCCCGACAGGTGCTCGAGACGGTGCGCGAGGAGTACCGCGAGCTCCCGTTCGCGAAGCGCTGGCTGGACTCGCCGCGCGCGGACATGGCGGTCCGGCGCCTCGAGATGGAGGGCGTCCTCCGCTCGTACCCCGTCCTCCAGGAGTCGGAGGGCGAACTCGTCGGGCAGGCCGAGCACACGATCATCGTCACCGAGGACGGCTACGAGGCGACGACGGAGCCGTAA
- the icd gene encoding isocitrate dehydrogenase (NADP(+)) produces the protein MSYEYEQVEVPDQGEKVTYDEDADELVVPDNPIIPIIYGDGIGKDVAPVAQQVLDAAADATGRDINWMRVFAGESAREKYDENLPDDTVNALREFRASIKGPLTTPVGAGFRSLNVALRKKLDLYTNMRPTYYLEGVPSPVSEPEEMDMVNFRENTEDVYAGIEWEAGTDEVEEVREFVEDEMGFDATIHDGPVGIGIKPITEFGTKRLVRQAIEYAIENDRDSVTLVHKGNIMKFTEGAFRDWGYEIAAEEFPEQTIDEDTLWEEYDGEAPEDTVVVKDRIADNMLQQLLTRTDNYDVLAMPNLNGDYLSDAAGAQIGGLGIAPGANLGDGRVLAEPVHGSAPKHAGKDKANPTAMILSGKILLEQLGWDDAADLVHDAVEAQISEHRVTYDLERQVEGGVKLAASEYADEIVDRIEDLA, from the coding sequence ATGAGCTACGAGTACGAGCAAGTCGAAGTCCCCGACCAGGGGGAGAAAGTCACGTACGACGAGGACGCGGACGAACTCGTCGTCCCGGACAACCCCATCATCCCCATCATCTACGGGGACGGCATCGGGAAGGACGTCGCACCCGTCGCACAGCAGGTCCTCGACGCCGCCGCCGACGCGACCGGCCGCGACATCAACTGGATGCGCGTCTTCGCCGGCGAGAGCGCGCGCGAGAAGTACGACGAGAACCTCCCCGACGACACCGTCAACGCCCTGCGCGAGTTCCGCGCCTCCATCAAGGGCCCGCTCACGACGCCGGTCGGCGCCGGCTTCCGGAGCCTGAACGTCGCGCTCCGCAAGAAGCTCGACCTCTACACGAACATGCGCCCCACCTACTACCTCGAGGGCGTTCCGTCCCCGGTCTCCGAGCCCGAGGAGATGGACATGGTCAACTTCCGCGAGAACACCGAGGACGTCTACGCCGGCATCGAGTGGGAGGCCGGCACCGACGAGGTCGAGGAGGTCCGGGAGTTCGTCGAGGACGAGATGGGCTTCGACGCCACCATCCACGACGGCCCCGTCGGCATCGGCATCAAGCCCATCACCGAGTTCGGCACGAAGCGCCTCGTCCGGCAGGCCATCGAGTACGCCATCGAGAACGACCGTGACTCCGTCACGCTCGTTCACAAGGGCAACATCATGAAGTTCACCGAGGGCGCCTTCCGTGACTGGGGCTACGAGATCGCCGCCGAGGAGTTCCCCGAGCAGACCATCGACGAGGACACCCTCTGGGAGGAGTACGACGGCGAGGCCCCCGAGGACACCGTCGTCGTCAAGGACCGCATCGCGGACAACATGCTCCAGCAGCTCCTCACGCGCACGGACAACTACGACGTGCTCGCGATGCCGAACCTCAACGGTGACTATCTCAGCGACGCCGCGGGCGCCCAGATCGGCGGCCTCGGCATCGCGCCCGGCGCCAACCTCGGCGACGGCCGCGTCCTCGCCGAGCCCGTGCACGGCAGCGCGCCCAAGCACGCCGGCAAGGACAAGGCGAACCCGACCGCGATGATCCTCTCCGGGAAGATCCTCCTCGAACAGCTCGGCTGGGACGACGCCGCCGACCTCGTCCACGACGCCGTCGAGGCGCAGATCTCCGAGCACCGCGTCACCTACGACCTCGAACGGCAGGTCGAGGGCGGCGTCAAGCTCGCCGCGTCCGAGTACGCCGACGAGATCGTCGACCGCATCGAGGACCTCGCGTAA
- the yciH gene encoding stress response translation initiation inhibitor YciH, translating to MVDDPFADIPGIEEDLARAEEHLTVRVERRTYNKPVTIVEGFDEEATDLQDVATKLKKKLGAGGTVNDGTVEIQGDHVDRVPDILEEMGFNVE from the coding sequence ATGGTAGACGATCCGTTCGCGGACATCCCCGGAATCGAGGAGGACCTCGCGCGCGCCGAAGAGCACCTGACGGTGCGCGTCGAGCGCCGCACGTACAACAAGCCCGTCACCATCGTCGAGGGGTTCGACGAGGAGGCGACCGACCTGCAGGACGTCGCGACGAAGCTGAAGAAGAAACTCGGCGCCGGCGGCACGGTGAACGACGGCACGGTCGAGATTCAGGGCGACCACGTCGACCGCGTCCCCGACATCCTCGAGGAGATGGGGTTCAACGTCGAATAA